The DNA window TTTTTCCTCTTCAGTTTCGGGAACCATTTCAGGAATCGGAATCGGGCGGTTGAATTCGTCTACTGCAACGAAAGTATAGATACCCGCATTGGTATGAATTTTTTTCTGGTTAATTGGATCATCCAACCATACATCCACATACACTTCCATAGAAGTAGAGAAAGCTCTGGAAACTTTAGATTCCAAAACTACAACTCCCCCTTCAGGAATTGGATGATTGAAAGAAACGTGATTTACAGAAGCCGTCACCACTCTTCTTTCGCAATGTCTTGCTGCAGAAATAGAAGCACATCTGTCCATCTTTGCTAAAAGTTCACCTCCAAAAAGGTTTCTTAAAGAATTGGTTTCGTTCGGAAGAACGATATTAGTCATAATCGTCAGTGATGCTGACGCTGTTTTTATCTTTTTTGCCATTTATTCTTAGTGTTGTTTCGGACAGCCGGAGCAGGTTTTGTTACTTGTACGGCAGGTTTTGCTAATGAATCTTTTTTCAGAGAATC is part of the Chryseobacterium lactis genome and encodes:
- a CDS encoding acyl-CoA thioesterase; translation: MAKKIKTASASLTIMTNIVLPNETNSLRNLFGGELLAKMDRCASISAARHCERRVVTASVNHVSFNHPIPEGGVVVLESKVSRAFSTSMEVYVDVWLDDPINQKKIHTNAGIYTFVAVDEFNRPIPIPEMVPETEEEKERFAAAFRRKELSLILSGRMKPLESVELKKLFQEPQEPKKDKK